The Methanobrevibacter sp. TLL-48-HuF1 genomic sequence AGTAAATCATCTCCCTCGCCCCAATTATGCAAATCATCACTCAGCAGAGCTGCAGAAATTGCACCTATACATCCAAAAGTACCATGATATTTCAATCCGTTTCTAATAGCTCCATATCCTCCCATTGAAAAACCTGCAAGATATGTGTCTTCTTTTTTATGAGACAGGGGGAAAATGTTTCTTGTCATTTCAACAAGTTCACGACCTATAAACTCACCGTAATACTTGTGAGAGTCCTTCTGGTCTACATAAAAGCTATTTTCTCCACTTGGCAAGACAACTGCAATATTATGGTCTTCTGCAAATTTCTGAATCGTAGTGTTTGCCAAAAATATATCATCACTACCAAAAAGCCCATGCAGCAGGTATAATGTTTTATATGGCTTTTCTACTATTTCTTCAGTACCCTGCAAGTAATGTATGTTGTCTGCAGGTAAAATTACACTGATTGACGTTCTTCTTTGAAGTGACTTGCACTTAATATCTCCTCTAAACAATACCATAATATCACAAACTGTTGCAAATTACAACATAATTTTTAATGTTTTTAATATATAAATTTATTTTATATCTTCTGAATAAATTGCTAAACTGCCTTTAATATTAACACCTGCAGCTAATTTTTTAATATCTTTCAGACTGTTGCCAAGTCCACTGCCACCATGAGTACAGATAGCTGTTATCTTTTTATCTGTAAAATCATGACTTTTTAAAAAGCTGGCTACAGCTAATGGAAGTGTTCCGAACCAATTGGGATAACATAAATATATTGTATCAAATTTATCTATATTTATATCATTTTCCAGTTCTACAACTTCGCGGTTTTTCCATTGCTTTTTAGCTGCTTCTAAAAGTTTTTTATGGTCATCAGGATATGGAATTTCCGTTTTAATTTCAAAAATTTCACTGCTTATTAATTCATGTAATTTAAAGGCTGCTTTTTTTGTATGGCCTTCAGCTGAAAAATATATAATCAGATTCATGTAACCACCCTATATTCCGTCCATTTATTACTGAAGTATCTGTAGATGTATAATCCGCCTCTTACGAACCAGTCAATAAACATAGCTACCCATGTTCCAAATACTCCCATGTTAAAGTTTATGGCTAAAATGTAAGACAAACCTATTCTGCAGGTAAACATTACTGTTAAACTTACTGCCATTGCCCATTTTGCATCACCAGCACCTCTAAACAGGTTAGGCAGTGTAAATGCTATTGGCCAAATTAAAATTCCAAGTGTACCGTGCCAGATAATCATTTTAGCAGACAGTGCTGCAGTAGCAGGAGATAAATTATAAAGACCTAAAATAACCGGCAATAGGGCAAATATTAATGCATTAACAATAATATGACAGACAACAACAATTAAAATAATCTTTTTATTGTAATATCTGGCCTGTTCATAATCATTTGCTCCAACACATCTTGAGATTACTGCAGTCATTCCAAGATTAATTGCAAAACCGGGCAATACTGAAAATACTCCAATTGCATAACCTA encodes the following:
- a CDS encoding alpha/beta hydrolase family protein, which codes for MVLFRGDIKCKSLQRRTSISVILPADNIHYLQGTEEIVEKPYKTLYLLHGLFGSDDIFLANTTIQKFAEDHNIAVVLPSGENSFYVDQKDSHKYYGEFIGRELVEMTRNIFPLSHKKEDTYLAGFSMGGYGAIRNGLKYHGTFGCIGAISAALLSDDLHNWGEGDDLLSSRSFAQSCFGDLDKVIGSDMDPKFLIDDLIAKNIEIPKIFMAVGDNDFLYNENMDYYNYLKSRNVDVEFRCSSGEHTWEFCNDYIKEFIEWLPL
- a CDS encoding flavodoxin: MNLIIYFSAEGHTKKAAFKLHELISSEIFEIKTEIPYPDDHKKLLEAAKKQWKNREVVELENDINIDKFDTIYLCYPNWFGTLPLAVASFLKSHDFTDKKITAICTHGGSGLGNSLKDIKKLAAGVNIKGSLAIYSEDIK